The DNA window GGCTTCAATTTTGAGATGATAAACATCAGTCTGATTTGTAATATATGTATTGGTCTCAAGATAATCCAAAACCTCTAGATAGTCAGAATTGCCTACTCTGAATTTTTTAACTACAAAAGGTGTGTCACTGATTTCGTTTCGAAATACCTTTACTAAAAGGTCAACGTGAACTTCTTCCAAAAGAGTGTTTTTCATTTTCTAAAGTTAATTTATTAAGGCAATTTAATCATTAAAAATAACGATAGATTTATACTACGAAAGCATCATCTTCGGTTAAATCTAGAAAGGGTTACGGCTATGCAATTAGATCTAGATTTGGGCATCTATGGAAAAAAGTGCCCAGACCTCCTGAATCAGAAGAAATGGGCATAGCAAGGATGCACGCAAGTCAAAATGACAAGCATCGTTTGGCACGCTTCCAGAGAAGAATCAGCAAAATTGAGTCAAAGTAAAATTACTACCCTACTCTACAACCTGGCTCTTAATCTCTTTAAGTTTGCGATAAAGTGTCCGTGGGGTTAGACCAAGCTTATCCGCCAAATCTCTTTTGGAATCGTTACTTTCACTCACGGCCCACTGTAAGTACATAGACTCCAGCTCTTCCAGAGGGAGGATGTCCCCTCTGAAGTACTTATTCGATGATGGATGATGGCTTTCATCCGGAAACACTTCATCAGGGGTTAAATGATGCTTAGAAATCACTTGGGAGTCGCAAAGCAGAATGGCTCTATCGATCATATTGCGAAGCTCTCTGATATTGCCTGGGAAAGAATAGCTCTGCAGAAACTGCTTAGCACTGTCCTCGAAAGTCATCTCTTTGGTTGGAGAGAGTTTTTTCTGAAAGTACTCCGCTAATATCAGAATATCCTCTGGTCGGTCCCTAAGAGAAGGGATTTGAATTGGGAAAGCGTTGATTCGATAATACAAATCCTGCCTAAAGGTGCCCTCTTGTACCATCTTTTTGAGGTCTCGGTGAGTAGCAGAAATTAATCGAAAATTAGTACGCTTAACCTCTAGGCCGCCAACTTTTCGATATGTGCTGGACTCAAGCAAACGTAAAAGTTTCACCTGCTGACTCAGTGGAATATCACCCACTTCATCAAGGAACAATGTACCGCCATTGGCCATTTCGACCAATCCTTTTTTATCATGATAAGCGCCAGTAAATGACCCTTTCTCATGTCCAAACATTTCACTTTCAAAAAGCGTCTCGGTCAGGCCTGAACAGTCAACGATAATAAAACTATCTGCACTCCGCGTGCTCTTCTTGTGCAGCAAATGAGCCATAACCTCTTTACCAGTACCCGATTCACCTAATAAAACTACTGGCGTATCACTACTTGAGGCTCGCTCAACCAATCCCAAAACACGCGTAAACCATGGACTTTTACCAGCAACACAGTCAGGACTATGTTGTTTGAGATGATGATTTTGATTTCTCAATGTCTCGATATAAAAAGCCGGCTGGCCTTGCTCATCCAGGATCGGAGTTAGCTCAACATCCACATGTTCTCGGCCTCTAGGAGTGTGATGGATGTGAAATACACGGTGCGTTGATTTCGTCTCTTTTGCGACTTTTAGTGGACATGATTCACCTTGTTGATCGCATGGTTTGAGGTAATGGTGCGAAACCTCGTAACAGTGTTTTCCTTTAAGCGGCTTCCCCTCACCAAAAATCTTTTGATAGGCGTGGTTTGAAGCAATAATCTTGTAGTCTGTGCCAAGCACAAGCCTTGGCTCAGGTAGTGAATTTAAGAAATCAAGTAGGTCTTTGCTTACTGTTATTTCAGTAGTCATGACTGCCCCCAGTCCTTCCCAGAACATTATTAGAGTGATTTTTTATTGTGTAGTCTGTAACAATTGTTACATCTAAATACAATATATACATTTATAAATTGTACTGTCAAGAAAATGACATACTGGTGTTCATTTTTGGCGTACTTGTATTTTTGATACTCCAAATATGGCGTTAGTTCATTGATAAATAAGATGTTTTTTCAACAATGCTGATCACAACAACTAGTGCCATTTATGACATAAAGTTTATAAAGCTGTTGATTTATGTGCCATTACTGTCCGTTATTTTGACGGTTGTTACCGCGCACGTTAGTAACAATTTGAAATATCTACTTACAAATCAGACGATTAGCTGAACTGGCACAAGAGTTGCCTTAAGAGGTCACGCAAGTAACTTATTTGTTATGCGTTATTCAACTCAATTTTTTAAGAAGTAAATTCTAAAAAGTTTGTATTAGATAGGAGAAAAAAATGTATCTTAAGAAAAAGTTTTTAAAACTGAAGACGGTTACACAAGCCGTAAGTATGGCTGTTGTGATGGGTGTTGCTGTTCAAATGCCGAGTGCGATTGCTGATGAAACCAGCTGCTCTCCGTTCACCCCACTCGTCAAAGGTCAAGAAGACTTTGTTTACGTCTGGACTCTTGGTGTGAAAGGTCTGGGCGACGAATCCGACAAGTTGGTTACTGTGGATGCCAATCCAGCATCTAAATCATACGGTAAAGTAATTAGCAAACTGTCCGTAGGTGGCCGTGGTGAAGCTCACCACATGGGCTTTACAGATGACCGCAAATACATGTGGGCAGGCGCCCTGGATAGCAACAAAATCTTCATTTTCGATGTTGCTACAGATCCTTCCAAACCAAAACTGGTTAAAACACTCAACAATTTCGTTGCTAAATCTGGCTTAGTTGGCCCACATACATTCTATGCAATTCCTGGCCGTATGATTGTTGCTGCATTGTCAAATGCTAAAGATCACGGTGGTCAAACTGGCATGGCGATCTACACAAATGCTGGTGAGTATGTATCAACAACCATGATGCCAACCACAAACGGTGGCGATGGCTTCGGCTATGATGCTGCGATCAACCCAAACAAAAATGCAATGTTGACCACTGCATTTACTGGTTGGAACAACTACATGATGGACTTGGGTAAGTTGATCAAGGATAAAGATGCAATGAAACAGTTTGGTAATACCACTGTGATGTGGGATTACAAAACTATGAAACCAATGAAGATTTTCAATACACCAGGCGCGGCATTGGAAGCACGCTGGTCATATGCTCCAGGTGACAACTGGGCTGTGACAACAACAGCACTGACTTCAGAAATCTATGTTTACAAACAAGATGACCACGGTGAATGGCAACAACATAAAGTTGGTACTATTGGTGACCCAGCTAAAATCCCTCTGCCAGTCGACATTAGCTTGGTTTCAAGTGGTAAAGGCTTGTGGATCAATACGTTCATGGACGGTATGACACGCTACTGGGATATGACTGACCCGATGCATCCAAAAGAAACTTACACCAAGAAAATTGGTGAGCAAGTAAACATGGTTTCACCTAGTTTTGATGGTCAACGTGTTTACTTCACGACATCACTTCTTTCCAACTGGGACATGAAGGGTAAGTCTGACGACCAATTCCTGAAGGCCTATAACTGGGACGGTAAAGACCTGAAGTTGGCTTTCGAAATTGACTTCTACAAAGAAAAACTGGGCCGTGCTCACCATATGAAGTTCCAAGCTCGTGATTTGAAGACATTGCAGCCTTTGCAAGCATCTACAGCAAACAAGCTGAACTTCGCATCGAACCCTTAATAACAACTAGAGTCTCCACCCCTTCAACCTTGCTTTAGATGGTTTAAATATGATCTACAACTTGCAGTTTAAATTTCTAATAGCAGGGTTGATTTTTATAGCATCTGTCGTGATTGGATATTTCCTCCGCTCGGATATTCAAAATTATGCATTGGCAGATGCTCTTTCTAACACCACTATTGGCCAGAAGATCTCTGGGCCAATCGAAAATAAATTCAACAAAGAGCTCCAGACAAGAATTGCAAAACAAGGTTTGGCGGCCGCAGGGACATACGAGTTAAGCAAAATATTCAAAGCACCTGATGCAGAAGTACTGAATGGCAAAGGTGAAACAGTCAAACTCAAAAAATTCACCGAGGGTAAATATACCCTTCTTACTTTCTTCTATGAGTTCTGCTCTGATGCTAAAGGCTGCCCTTTTGCAATGAGCACAATGCAAATTGTGAAACAGTACCTGGAGAAGACACCCTCGCTTTCCAAACAAGTTCGGATGGTACACATTAGCTTTGATCCAGAACGTGACACTTCGGTCATGATGGCGGGGTTGGAAAAGAAGACTAACCGTGAAAACAAACCATACAGTGTCGAATGGAAGTTTCTTACCACTAAGAATTACGACGTATTGATTCCATTAATTGATGGTTATGGTCAAAACGTAGACATAGCAATTGATCCGAAAACCGGAAAACGGACTCTAGACTTCCCGCATGTGCTGAAAATCTTCCTGATTGACCCTAATGGATATGTGCGCGAAATTTATTCAACAACATTTCTAAACCCAGAAATGTTGTTGAATGATATTGAAACATTAATGATAGAAACAGAAAAAGGAGTTAATAAATGAGTGGGGTTAGAGCTGCAATTGGAACTGTTGTTTTACTGGCCGCTGCCGTCGCAGCAGTGTTAGGTATCACAACAGACATTCATCCACCTGACGATTTAGGCCTGCCGAAAATTATCGAGCCGGAAGACAATCCAACAACGGATGATAAGGTCGTTTTGGGGCGGAAGTTATTTATGGATCGTCGTCTTTCACATAACAACACCATCTCATGTGCCATGTGCCATGTGCCAGAACAAGCCTTTGCTTCAAATGAGTTAGCAATGGCAGTTGGGATTGAGGGTAGAACAAATAAACGAAACACCCCTACCATTCTCAATGCAGTCTATTACACCAGATTCTTCCATGATGGACGTGAACATAGTTTGGAAAATCAGGTTATTGGCCCACTTGTAGCGTTCAACGAAATGGGCAATCCGTCAGTTGGTTATGTCGTGGAAAAAATCAAATCCACGACTGACTATGATGGGATGTTTGAGAGAGCCTTCGGTAAACCAGTCAATCTCGACAATATCAATAAAGCAATTGCAGCCTACGAACGCACGCTAGTTTCTGCAAACTCAAAATTCGACCGTTATCAGTATAGAAACGAAGAAACAGCTATGAACGCCTCTGAGATTAATGGCTTCAAGCTCTTTATGGGTAAGGCTCGCTGCGTGACTTGCCACGCAGTACAAGAAAAATCAGCCATTTTCACGGATCAGGGCTTCCACAATACAGGTATTGGTTACACCAGAAATAACACTGTGTACCACCGAGAAGCAACTATGCCTATTACATTGGCACCGGGCATTACAGTTCAGACGCCTTCAGATCATTTTGACCATGCAAGTGAACGTCCACCAAATGATGTGGGCAGATTTGAGGTTACAGAGAACCCGAAGGATCGCTGGGCATATAAAACACCATCATTACGTAACGTGGCTTTGACCGCGCCCTACATGCACGATGGTTCATTGCTGACCCTGGAGTCTGTCGTAGACTTTTACGACAAGGGTGGAGAAGACAACCCACTCAAAGATCCGCTACTCACACCTCTTAATCTCACTACACAGGAGAAGGCTGAACTAGTGGCATTCATGAAGGCGCTTACAGGGGCCAATGTAGCTAAACTGGAAAAAGAAGCTCGTGCTGCGTATTACGTAACGCCAGTTGAAATGCCGGCTGCCTCAGTTAAGGATAACTAATATGAAATCAACATACTTATTAATTGGTCTTTTAACACTCTCGATGAGTGCAATTGCTGAGGTAAAGATTGAATCTCCATGGATCAGGTCAACTCAACCAGGACAGCAGGTTGCGGGTGGCTACATGACTATAACCTCCGATACAGAGAAACAACTAGTCGGTGGCGTTTCGGCACTTTCCGAGGCGGTCGAGGTTCATGAGATGCGCATGCAAGGTGACATCATGAAAATGCGTAGATTAGATAAAATCACCATCAAACCAGGTGAGCCACTGGTTTTAAAACCCGGTGGCTATCACTTGATGCTGACTAATATTAGAAAGCAAATGAAGGATGGTGACCATGTCCCAATTACTCTCAAATTTGCAAATACTGACGGTACAGAGTCCCAGATTTATGTTGTGGTCCCTGTAAAAGATCCCGGAAGTGATAGTCACCAAAACCACAATCACTAAAGCCTAAAAATAACAAAGCCCTTTTAATAAGGGCTTTGTTATATCTGAAGATCCTATCTCCCTCAATATCCACAAGCAGTACGTCGCATTCAAGCGCTTTTTGAAAGCAAAAAAGTTTCTGGACTGATAAAACTGTTTTGTAACACACCCATGATTCAAAATGGCTTTGAACCTTCCGCTACAGCTTGACATAGACTTGTTGTTTAGGAGAGTAGAAAAGAAATCGGCCCTTTGGGCCGATCTTAATTGCTTGTTGTAGCTAAGGATCAAATCAAACTTCAGAACACTTTGTAATCCACTCCTTACCCTTGAGCATCCCTGCCCAATAAAATCTTGGCAGGAATGAAGCTTTCAAAGCCCAAGCGGATTTTCTCGGTTTCGTTGGGTCCAATGGGAATGTGGGTAACAGCTTTCCACCATAGCCAAATTCAGCCAGAATAATTTTCCCTTTCTGAACAGTGAGTGGGCAAGATCCGTAGCCATCGTATTTGGAAAGTAGTTGTTTGTGATTACGCAGAGCTAATAGATTTTTTGCCACAACTACGACTTGCTTACGGACTGCAGCAGCGGTCTTGGCATTTGGCGTGGAGGCGATATCTCCTAAAGAGAATACGTTAGGGAATGCGGGGGACTGCAACGTTGCATTATCAACCAGACACCAACCTGCGGCGTCGGCTAGTGGACTCTCTTTAACAAAGTCATGAGGTACCTGTGGTGGTACAACATGAATCATGCTGAACTTACGCTCTACGCGCATCACGCTTCCATCTTCAGCCTTAACATCAAACCAGGCTGTTTTACTCGGGCCGTGCACTTTGACTAGCGTTGAACTGAAATTGAGTTTTGCGTTGTATTTTTTAACATACTCCATGAGTGGGCCAACAAATTCTTTAACACCAAACAACACAGCACCTGCATTATGAAATTCAACATTGATGGATTTCAAGACTTTGTTTCTCAGCCAATAGTCACATGACAGATACATGGCTTTCTGAGGCGCTCCTGCGCATTTGATTGGCATTGGTGGCTGTGTAAAGAGCGCCGTCCCACTCCGAACCTTTTCTATCAGCTCTCTCGTATATGGGGCAAGTTCAAACTTGTAGTTTGAGGTAACTCCGTTTTGCCCCAACGTATCCTGCAAACCTTCAATTTTTTCCCATGCCAACCGCAAACCGGGGCAGACAATTAACTGACCATAAAATACTGTTGAGTCATCTGACAGCTGCACGGCATTTCTATCTGGATGTAATTTGCTCACTGCAGCTTTAATCCAGGTCGCATTAGATGGGATCACATCGGCCATAGGGCGTCTTGTTTTCTCAATCGGATAATCACCACTACCTACCAGAGTCCACGCTGGTTGATAAAAGTGAAAGTTACTGGGTTCGATAATCGCAATTCTTAAATCAGAATCACGTTTCAAAAGACTTGCTGTAACACTGATGCCTGCAGAACCACCCCCTACAACCACCACATCAAATTTTTGATTTCCTAATACTTTCTGGCTGAATTTCGCCATGCCTCTTTCTCCATTTTTAATTTGATATT is part of the Merismopedia glauca CCAP 1448/3 genome and encodes:
- a CDS encoding selenium-binding protein SBP56-related protein, coding for MYLKKKFLKLKTVTQAVSMAVVMGVAVQMPSAIADETSCSPFTPLVKGQEDFVYVWTLGVKGLGDESDKLVTVDANPASKSYGKVISKLSVGGRGEAHHMGFTDDRKYMWAGALDSNKIFIFDVATDPSKPKLVKTLNNFVAKSGLVGPHTFYAIPGRMIVAALSNAKDHGGQTGMAIYTNAGEYVSTTMMPTTNGGDGFGYDAAINPNKNAMLTTAFTGWNNYMMDLGKLIKDKDAMKQFGNTTVMWDYKTMKPMKIFNTPGAALEARWSYAPGDNWAVTTTALTSEIYVYKQDDHGEWQQHKVGTIGDPAKIPLPVDISLVSSGKGLWINTFMDGMTRYWDMTDPMHPKETYTKKIGEQVNMVSPSFDGQRVYFTTSLLSNWDMKGKSDDQFLKAYNWDGKDLKLAFEIDFYKEKLGRAHHMKFQARDLKTLQPLQASTANKLNFASNP
- a CDS encoding cytochrome-c peroxidase, whose protein sequence is MSGVRAAIGTVVLLAAAVAAVLGITTDIHPPDDLGLPKIIEPEDNPTTDDKVVLGRKLFMDRRLSHNNTISCAMCHVPEQAFASNELAMAVGIEGRTNKRNTPTILNAVYYTRFFHDGREHSLENQVIGPLVAFNEMGNPSVGYVVEKIKSTTDYDGMFERAFGKPVNLDNINKAIAAYERTLVSANSKFDRYQYRNEETAMNASEINGFKLFMGKARCVTCHAVQEKSAIFTDQGFHNTGIGYTRNNTVYHREATMPITLAPGITVQTPSDHFDHASERPPNDVGRFEVTENPKDRWAYKTPSLRNVALTAPYMHDGSLLTLESVVDFYDKGGEDNPLKDPLLTPLNLTTQEKAELVAFMKALTGANVAKLEKEARAAYYVTPVEMPAASVKDN
- a CDS encoding SCO family protein; amino-acid sequence: MIFIASVVIGYFLRSDIQNYALADALSNTTIGQKISGPIENKFNKELQTRIAKQGLAAAGTYELSKIFKAPDAEVLNGKGETVKLKKFTEGKYTLLTFFYEFCSDAKGCPFAMSTMQIVKQYLEKTPSLSKQVRMVHISFDPERDTSVMMAGLEKKTNRENKPYSVEWKFLTTKNYDVLIPLIDGYGQNVDIAIDPKTGKRTLDFPHVLKIFLIDPNGYVREIYSTTFLNPEMLLNDIETLMIETEKGVNK
- a CDS encoding sigma-54 interaction domain-containing protein; this encodes MTTEITVSKDLLDFLNSLPEPRLVLGTDYKIIASNHAYQKIFGEGKPLKGKHCYEVSHHYLKPCDQQGESCPLKVAKETKSTHRVFHIHHTPRGREHVDVELTPILDEQGQPAFYIETLRNQNHHLKQHSPDCVAGKSPWFTRVLGLVERASSSDTPVVLLGESGTGKEVMAHLLHKKSTRSADSFIIVDCSGLTETLFESEMFGHEKGSFTGAYHDKKGLVEMANGGTLFLDEVGDIPLSQQVKLLRLLESSTYRKVGGLEVKRTNFRLISATHRDLKKMVQEGTFRQDLYYRINAFPIQIPSLRDRPEDILILAEYFQKKLSPTKEMTFEDSAKQFLQSYSFPGNIRELRNMIDRAILLCDSQVISKHHLTPDEVFPDESHHPSSNKYFRGDILPLEELESMYLQWAVSESNDSKRDLADKLGLTPRTLYRKLKEIKSQVVE
- a CDS encoding NAD(P)/FAD-dependent oxidoreductase, translating into MFDSYGKGLAFRERPSSKYQIKNGERGMAKFSQKVLGNQKFDVVVVGGGSAGISVTASLLKRDSDLRIAIIEPSNFHFYQPAWTLVGSGDYPIEKTRRPMADVIPSNATWIKAAVSKLHPDRNAVQLSDDSTVFYGQLIVCPGLRLAWEKIEGLQDTLGQNGVTSNYKFELAPYTRELIEKVRSGTALFTQPPMPIKCAGAPQKAMYLSCDYWLRNKVLKSINVEFHNAGAVLFGVKEFVGPLMEYVKKYNAKLNFSSTLVKVHGPSKTAWFDVKAEDGSVMRVERKFSMIHVVPPQVPHDFVKESPLADAAGWCLVDNATLQSPAFPNVFSLGDIASTPNAKTAAAVRKQVVVVAKNLLALRNHKQLLSKYDGYGSCPLTVQKGKIILAEFGYGGKLLPTFPLDPTKPRKSAWALKASFLPRFYWAGMLKGKEWITKCSEV
- a CDS encoding copper chaperone PCu(A)C; protein product: MKSTYLLIGLLTLSMSAIAEVKIESPWIRSTQPGQQVAGGYMTITSDTEKQLVGGVSALSEAVEVHEMRMQGDIMKMRRLDKITIKPGEPLVLKPGGYHLMLTNIRKQMKDGDHVPITLKFANTDGTESQIYVVVPVKDPGSDSHQNHNH